Proteins from a single region of Neodiprion virginianus isolate iyNeoVirg1 chromosome 4, iyNeoVirg1.1, whole genome shotgun sequence:
- the LOC124302359 gene encoding uncharacterized protein LOC124302359: protein MTCRKKYSSEPRKRTEFQYGKSQNQQTDSSRLASGACPSTPMTVAAASKLRRRPGYFCSASTPAPWAPRVARTNPLWPPINLYTLPGYQACLGAPFEFCSSMLCPGIEHVRVVLTALFCQPCNYRLPFRDL from the exons ATGAcgtgcagaaaaaaatattcaagcgAGCCTCGAAAGCGCACTGAGTTTCAGTATGGAAAATCGCAGAATCAGCAGACGGACAGCTCACGCCTGGCTTCGGGGGCCTGCCCGAGCACCCCGATGACCGTGGCTGCGGCAAGCAAGCTGCGCCGACGGCCCGGATATTTCTGCAGCGCGAGCACTCCGGCACCCTGGGCACCTCGCGTGGCACGCACAAATCCTCTCTGGCCGCCTATTAATTTATACACTTTACCCGGGTACCAGGCGTGCCTCGGTGCTCCGTTCGAGTTCTGCTCCTCCATGCTTTGCCCGGGTATCGAGCACGTACGCGTCGTGCTAACTGCACTGTTTTGCCAGCCGTGCAACTACCGGCTCCCGTTCCGag ATTTGTAG
- the LOC124302301 gene encoding coatomer subunit beta', which produces MPLRLDIKRKLTARSDRVKSVDLHPSEPWMLCSLYQGNVNIWNHESQTLAKTFEVCDLPVRTAKFVARKNWVVTGSDDMQVRVFNYNTLERVHAFEAHSDYVRSIAVHPTQPFILTSSDDMLIKLWNWDKAWLGQQVFEGHTHYVMQIVFNPKDNNTFASASLDRTVKVWQLGSSTANFTLDGHEKGVNCVDYYHGGDKPYLISGADDKYVKIWDYQNKTCVQTLEGHTQNISAVCFHPELPIVLTGSEDGTVRIWHAGTYRLESSLNYGFERVWTISCMRGSNNVALGYDEGSVMVKVGREEPAVSMDSLGGKIVWARHSEVQQVNLKALGEEAQDGERLPLAVKDMGACEIYPQTIQHNPNGRFLVVCGDGEYIIYTSMALRNKAFGQASEFVWAADSSQYAVREGTSSVKIFKNFKERKSFKPDFGADGIFGGFMLGVSSGSGLSFFDWDSLKLIRRIDIQPTHVYWAENASLVALATADQYFILKFHADAVNNLPENTEDIEDAFEMVAEMSEAVKTGLWVGDCFIYTNSVNRINYFVGGEVVTISHLDRPMYLLGYVPRDNRLYLCDKELSVVSYSLLLSVLEYQTAVMRKDFETADRVLPTVPKEHRTRVAHFLEKQGFKEQALAVSTDPEHRFELALALGDLRTAHDLAKEASSQQKWRQLAALATQKGKLRLAQECLHHAQDFGGLLLLATSTGNAGMIRKLGEAADDSGKNNISFLSNFLLGDIDKCLDILIKTDRIPEAAFFARAYAPSKISSVVKLWREKLSIVSEKAGQSLADPEQYENLFPGFRESLKVEQFLRDEAKQTIPAAAYPSVKPNVARKPLDEMQAAEEAGNFFYRGELLPGASDEPELKDSGDLLANRLVDLDISKPTFIPAPATNQPPTSLPAAPLKPSVAAQPLVPQQVTKPASTTRPLTVDDDDDIDFDLELDENIDTTDVNLDDDLLGED; this is translated from the exons ATG CCGCTGCGACTAGACATTAAACGCAAGCTGACGGCGAGATCAGACAGAGTAAAGAGTGTCGATCTTCATCCATCTGAGCCATGGATGCTGTGTTCGTTATACCAGGGAAATGTCAACATCTGGAATCACGAGTCACAGACTTTGGCAAAGACCTTCGAAGTCTGCGACCTACCTGTCAGAACAGCAAAGTTTGTTGCAAGAAAAAATTGGGTCGTCACTGGCTCTGATGATATGCAAGTTAGAGTTTTTAACTACAACACATTGGAACGTGTTCATGCGTTCGAAGCACACAGCGATTATGTCAGATCTATCGCAGTTCATCCCACCCAACCGTTCATCCTTACCAGCAGTG ACGACATGCTGATAAAATTATGGAACTGGGACAAAGCTTGGCTCGGCCAGCAGGTCTTCGAGGGCCATACCCACTATGTCATGCAAATTGTGTTCAATCCGAAGGACAACAACACATTTGCCAGCGCATCTTTGGATCGCACGGTAAAAGTCTGGCAGCTCGGTTCATCGACGGCAAATTTCACCCTCGACGGACATGAGAAGGGTGTGAACTGCGTAGATTATTATCACGGAGGTGACAAGCCTTACCTTATTTCCGGAGCTGACGATAAGTACGTCAAGATATGGGATTACCAAAATAAAACCTGCGTCCAAACCCTTGAAGGACACACACAGAATATATCTGCAGTGTGCTTTCACCCAGAGCTGCCGATTGTTTTGACCGGTTCAGAAGATGGGACAGTTAGAATTTGGCATGCTGGTACATACAGGCTAGAGTCGTCACTTAACTACGGCTTTGAAAGAGTTTGGACGATTTCCTGCATGCGGGGATCTAACAACGTCGCCTTAGGGTATGATGAGGGCAGCGTAATGGTCAAAGTCGGTAGAGAGGAGCCTGCCGTTTCAATGGATTCTTTGGGCGGGAAAATTGTATGGGCAAGACATAGCGAGGTACAACAAGTAAACCTAAAAGCACTGGGAGAAGAGGCCCAGGATGGAGAGCGGCTTCCGTTGGCTGTCAAAGATATGGGAGCGTGCGAAATTTACCCACAAACTATACAACACAATCCAAATGGGAGATTTTTGGTTGTTTGCGGGGATGGTGAATACATTATTTACACTTCGATGGCTCTGAGAAACAAGGCTTTCGGACAGGCATCGGAATTTGTATGGGCTGCTGATTCGAGTCAGTATGCTGTTAGAGAAGGAACAAGCTCTGTGAAAATCTTCAAGAATTTCAAAGAACGGAAAAGCTTCAAACCCGATTTTGGGGCCGATG GCATCTTTGGTGGATTTATGCTGGGAGTATCTTCCGGCTCTGGTCTTTCCTTCTTTGATTGGGATTCCCTAAAGCTGATTCGCCGCATCGACATTCAGCCGACGCACGTCTACTGGGCAGAGAACGCATCACTGGTAGCGCTAGCGACTGCCGATCAAtactttattttaaaattccatGCAGATGCTGTTAATAATCTGCCAGAAAACACTGAAGATATCGAAGATGCATTCGAG ATGGTCGCGGAAATGAGTGAGGCAGTGAAAACTGGTCTCTGGGTAGGCGACTGCTTCATTTACACCAACAGCGTAAATCGAATCAATTACTTTGTCGGAGGCGAAGTCGTCACCATATCACATTTGGACAGGCCGATGTATCTGTTGGGTTACGTTCCACGAGACAACAGGCTTTACCTATGTGACAAGGAACTCTCCGTGGTTTCATACTCTCTCTTGCTATCCGTACTGGAATACCAAACCGCAGTTATGCGAAAAGACTTTGAAACCGCTGACAGAGTGCTGCCAACTGTACCAAAAGAGCATCGCACCAGAGTGGCTCACTTTTTGGAGAAACAA ggTTTCAAAGAACAAGCGCTGGCAGTCTCTACGGATCCAGAGCATAGATTCGAATTGGCTTTGGCACTAGGTGACCTTAGGACGGCGCATGATTTAGCAAAAGAAGCTAGTAGTCAACAGAAATGGCGACAGCTTGCAGCCCTTGCCACTCAAAAAGGCAAATTGCGTTTGGCTCAAGAATGCTTGCACCACGCGCAAGACTTTGGTGGTCTTCTACTACTGGCTACAAGTACCGGCAATGCTGGAATGATAAGAAAACTTGGCGAAGCCGCCGACGATTCAGGAAAAAACAACATTTCGTTTCTCTCGAATTTCCTCCTTGGAGATATCGACAAGTGTTTAGATATCCTGATAAAAACTGATAGGATTCCCGAGGCTGCATTCTTTGCGAGAGCCTATGCTCCCAGCAAAATATCTTCTGTGGTAAAATTGTGgcgtgaaaaattatcgatcgTGAGCGAAAAGGCTGGACAGAGCCTGGCAGACCCCGAACAATACGAGAATCTCTTTCCCGGATTTCGAGAAAGTCTCAAGGTTGAACAGTTTTTGAGGGACGAAGCCAAACAGACCATACCAGCAGCCGCTTACCCGTCAGTCAAG CCAAATGTCGCCCGCAAACCTCTGGACGAAATGCAAGCGGCCGAAGAGGCTGGCAACTTCTTCTATAGAGGTGAACTACTTCCAGGAGCTTCAGATGAGCCCGAGCTCAAAGACTCGGGTGATCTTTTGGCCAATCGACTGGTAGATCTTGATATTAGCAAGCCAACTTTCATCCCTGCCCCAGCCACAAACCAACCTCCGACAAGCCTTCCAGCTGCTCCGTTGAAACCCTCTGTAGCTGCACAACCTCTGGTACCGCAACAAGTCACTAAACCAGCAAGCACGACAAGACCATTAACCGTAGATGATGACGACGACATAGATTTTGACCTCGAActtgatgaaaatatcgatACCACT GATGTAAATTTGGACGATGACTTGCTAGGAGAAGACTAG